A genomic window from Yarrowia lipolytica chromosome 1D, complete sequence includes:
- a CDS encoding uncharacterized protein (Compare to YALI0D04466g, weakly similar to uniprot|Q9Y8B4 Emericella nidulans Positive sulphur transcription regulator METR), with protein sequence MTDRLFLANLNAIEDPQHTEPSPDNDDLSIFTNTQFFDFDMGCSTDIAASVDDMIVEQEKYLQKIQQQQAHQQQQQQQHQQQNQAFQPQPASSSRSQYDSLKNPGGEANNLHMDFDFNEFSILEQQQQQTRPQPQPQPQPQSQQQQQQQQRPILQPVSQKPAGYQAVTSPQSTMTSTGVGTASMPPPTAGPTQEEIQAAILANSQQVKKRKQSSVDVSLASTPAKSPEYEGGDCSIKAAEDDKRRRNTAASARFRIKKKMREQEMEKQAKDLQDKVSSLEAKILSLEMENKWLKNLVVEKNDARGADELQNLKDSVLRETTPIAKIEQI encoded by the coding sequence atgaCTGACCGACTTTTCTTGGCCAACCTCAATGCGATTGAGGATCCTCAACATACCGAGCCTTCGCCCGACAACGATGATCTATCCATCTTCACGAACACGCAGTTCTTCGACTTTGACATGGGCTGCTCCACCGACATTGCTGCTTCTGTGGACGACATGATTGTCGAGCAGGAGAAGTACCTACAGaagatccagcagcagcaggcacaccagcagcagcagcaacagcagcatcagcagcagaaccagGCCTTCCAGCCTCAGCCTGCATCGTCGTCTCGATCTCAGTATGATTCTCTCAAGAACCCCGGAGGAGAGGCCAACAACCTGCACATGGACTTCGACTTCAACGAGTTCTCCAttctcgagcagcagcagcagcagacccGACCTCAGCCCCAGCCCCAGCCCCAACCCCagtctcagcagcagcagcagcagcagcagcgacctATTCTGCAGCCCGTTTCTCAGAAGCCTGCTGGTTACCAAGCTGTCACCTCTCCCCAGTCTACCATGACCTCTACTGGTGTCGGAACCGCCTCCATGCCTCCTCCCACCGCTGGACCTACCCAGGAGGAAATCCAGGCCGCTATTCTAGCCAACTCACAGCAAgtcaagaagcgaaagcaGTCTTCTGTCGATGTGTCTCTGGCCTCGACGCCCGCCAAGTCGCCCGAGTACGAGGGTGGTGACTGCAGCATCAAGGCCGCTGAGGACGACAAGCGACGACGAAACACAGCTGCGTCGGCACGGTTCCGaatcaagaagaagatgcgggagcaggagatggagaagcAGGCCAAGGACCTGCAAGACAAGGTTTCGTCGCTGGAAGCCAAGattctgtctctggagatggagaacaAGTGGCTCAAGAACCTcgtggtggagaagaatgATGCCCGAGGAGCCGACGAGCTTCAGAACCTCAAGGACTCTGTCCTCAGAGAGACTACTCCCATCGCCAAGATTGAGCAGATCTAA
- a CDS encoding uncharacterized protein (Compare to YALI0D04444g, similar to uniprot|P52918 Saccharomyces cerevisiae YDR335w MSN5 multicopy supressor of SNF1 mutation, similar to Saccharomyces cerevisiae MSN5 (YDR335W); ancestral locus Anc_5.386), translating to MEEQAIQQIVSSLELVHDPRTSNRQRQEAQSLLETIKQNEDAPFWGWQLASPKQGYSPVVRHFGLGLIQHAIQYMFLYYDAPRKAAVRDWVIDLATNVTADDPHYIKEKLCVLWVNIAKRVWGVDKPTDTDTNNNTDSNNTDNNNNNNSNSSTTTDSSWKNMDALLVQMWDANLQTREISLGVFRTLFEDIWILEDTVAAKRSSILTAQCIEVVTSEEVLEQMYENRVAELRQLRQGSEGWINRWAAFLAELLAKGDEPQWVVQLLQTIKTCLYWVLPAAIRKADLLGLLSQAITSSDLNVQVEATECLHTLFTRPFSQDEEFQAIVGSVFLPQGISTLHGVYDSIRLDVNNLDERAYALTKKFVEMVVGLGEYLNVYKGCHLPAGSDVGGYLRLVLAIVQHDSLLVSSLTLQFWCSILRMDEVTGKQEAERLLPQLLEIAADRCIKYEDVDDSHVSVQYLEMDFDSPPERHMFLCNYRRFMDDIVRLCVYQNPVDSITWLQQRMAQFFSQENVAWQVFERDQFEEYKGNPAFFVSYCQFNLVEASLRGVSRWQALTKEDTDSWRAKEAEILRLVENWGTSLLGMNLRDPQLVRKSTQTLVQVAPMLKDRTQFVFQILERVISGCTYQLGGKSQDSLTDDERALIKEVHISCGTELNRLAYLMPDSLAPIYSDLERVVIDLFQSNKLTEHEGVAFKSFLLVVSQRCSASLTSPEERAHRFGTIVDPVFECWTDPGTVKGLTDLQWFMEHIGIVRIAEYFRSRGVTSSTNLLEEQMDEPGFQLRNQLKEKCSVLFPIRQTRIFLQYSIERLDRDSPEFLALLALWKPRIQPILPHILQLITQIQAYHNPKNWTTLPSEVQSFVKYSVQERFWQVGVSIKSKDEFVDENVKAMQSLRDFADSIGHIVRYTREYSFFAVSSISALNETLYEIPDIATNLWKALVGADDGVGITLHSWRHMVSMVVRPVIKNCPLNLVPEFMPQFLPHVLTKLDEVLTTKWGAMTNLQLPSAGDDNYDAMVTAEAADDEQLSDEMMDEHLLRQLTNVVGRFLIDLVGHEKASTPKTAQPPAPGAPPSNAKVLKKVTLTNKDILGPFLVLCNHVIGFRDSRCSFNVCLLLRGILPLILNKWGELDDFLVSEVMKTCIRIIHDPFYVEVHSEAGYIVTLIYTYISNESDSPAKLLLAYYNHQQQEGGHSSVTPQDIINFEKQLSNSNRSLRQQRGVVLDFLMYHHPMRPSEADGGQNSRQAQMQKLAKKQQAAQRKQLLSKKTDTGDLLMETEEEAGLGNLFGQ from the exons ATGGAAGAGCAGGCCATTCAGCAGATTGTGTCCTcgctggagctggtgcaCGATCCGCGTACCAGCAACAGACAGCGGCAGGAGGCTCAATCG CTCTTGGAAACCATCAAACAAAATGAAGACGCGCCGTTCTGGGGTTGGCAGCTGGCGTCGCCCAAACAAGGCTACTCGCCCGTGGTGCGCCACTTTGGCCTAGGGCTGATCCAGCATGCCATCCAGTACATGTTTCTGTACTACGACGCCCCCCGCAAGGCCGCGGTGCGCGACTGGGTCATTGATCTAGCGACCAATGTGACCGCCGACGACCCCCATtacatcaaggagaagctctGCGTGCTTTGGGTCAACATCGCCAAGCGAGTGTGGGGAGTCGACAAGCCCACCgatacagacacaaacaacaacacagaTTCGAACAACAcagacaacaacaacaataacaATAGTAACAGCAGCACAACAACCGACTCGTCGTGGAAAAACATGGACGCGCTGCTCGTCCAAATGTGGGATGCCAACCTCCAGACCCGGGAGATCTCGCTCGGTGTGTTCCGAACGCTGTTTGAGGACATTTGGATCCTGGAAGACACCGTCGCCGCCAAACGTTCCTCGATCCTTACGGCCCAATGCATCGAGGTTGTCACATCCGAAGAGGTCTTGGAGCAAATGTACGAGAACCGAGTGGCGGAACTAAGACAACTTCGTCAGGGATCCGAAGGCTGGATCAACAGGTGGGCAGCGTTCCtggccgagctgctggccaagggTGATGAGCCCCAGTGGGTCGTACAGCTCCTGCAAACAATCAAAACCTGCCTATACTGGGTGCTCCCTGCCGCTATTCGAAAGGCCGATCTCCTGGGTCTGCTTTCACAGGCGATCACCTCCTCCGATCTGAACGTCCAGGTCGAGGCAACCGAGTGTCTCCACACGCTCTTTACGCGGCCCTTTTCCCAGGACGAAGAGTTCCAGGCCATTGTAGGCTCCGTCTTCCTGCCCCAAGGAATCTCCACGCTACATGGTGTTTATGACTCGATCCGTCTAGACGTGAATAACCTTGACGAGCGAGCGTACGCGCTGACCAAGAAGTTTGTCGAGATGGTCGTGGGACTGGGAGAGTACCTCAATGTGTACAAGGGCTGCCATCTGCCAGCTGGATCGGATGTGGGTGGATACCTGCGCCTGGTTCTGGCCATTGTGCAGCACGATTCACTGCTCGTCTCGTCTCTAACGCTACAGTTCTGGTGCTCTATTTTGCGAATGGACGAGGTCACAGGCAAACAAGAGGCTGAACGACTGCTCCCTCAACTGCTGGAGATTGCCGCCGACAGATGCATCAAATACGAGGACGTGGACGACTCGCACGTGTCTGTGCAGTACCTGGAGATGGACTTCGACTCGCCTCCCGAGCGCCATATGTTTCTGTGCAACTACAGACGGTTCATGGACGACATTGTACGGCTGTGCGTATACCAGAACCCCGTGGACTCCATCACATGGCTGCAGCAACGCATGGCGCAGTTTTTCTCGCAAGAAAATGTGGCCTGGCAGGTGTTTGAACGCGACCAATTTGAGGAATACAAGGGAAACCCCGCATTTTTCGTCTCCTACTGCCAGTTTAATCTTGTGGAGGCTTCTCTGCGGGGAGTGTCGCGATGGCAGGCTCTTACAAAGGAGGATACGGACTCGTGGCGAGCCAAGGAGGCGGAAATTCTGCGATTAGTGGAAAACTGGGGCACTTCCCTTCTGGGCATGAATCTGCGCGATCCCCAGCTGGTACGAAAGTCGACCCAGACGCTGGTCCAGGTGGCGCCTATGCTCAAGGACAGGACGCAGTTTGTGTTCCAGATTCTCGAGCGGGTCATTTCGGGATGCACCTACCAGCTTGGTGGCAAGTCTCAGGACTCTCTGACCGATGACGAGCGAGCGCTGATCAAGGAGGTACACATTTCATGCGGCACCGAGCTCAACCGGCTGGCATACCTGATGCCTGACTCTCTGGCACCCATCTACTCTGATCTGGAGCGAGTTGTCATTGATTTGTTCCAGTCGAACAAGTTGACAGAGCACGAGGGAGTGGCGTTCAAGTCGTTCCTTCTGGTTGTTTCGCAGCGATGTTCTGCTTCGCTGACTTCACCCGAGGAGAGAGCCCATCGGTTTGGCACCATTGTGGACCCTGTATTTGAGTGCTGGACCGACCCAGGCACCGTAAAGGGCCTTACCGACCTGCAGTGGTTCATGGAGCATATCGGAATTGTTCGAATTGCGGAGTACTTCCGGTCTCGAGGAGTGACGTCTTCCACTAACCTCCTCGAGGAGCAGATGGATGAGCCCGGCTTTCAGCTGCGaaaccagctcaaggagaaaTGTTCGGTGCTTTTCCCCATTCGACAGACCCGGATCTTCTTGCAATACTCCATCGAGCGTCTAGATCGAGACTCTCCAGAGTTTCTTGCTCTCCTGGCTCTCTGGAAGCCCCGAATCCAGCCCATCCTGCCCCACATTCTGCAGCTCATCACACAGATCCAGGCGTACCACAATCCCAAGAATTGGACCACGTTACCCTCCGAGGTGCAGTCGTTCGTCAAGTACTCTGTGCAGGAGCGGTTCTGGCAGGTGGGCGTGTCCATTAagtccaaggacgagtttgtggaCGAAAACGTCAAGGCCATGCAGTCGTTGCGAGACTTTGCCGACTCCATTGGCCACATTGTAAGATACACGAGAGAGTACTCGTTTTTCGCCGTATCGTCCATCTCTGCTCTTAACGAGACTCTGTACGAGATTCCAGACATCGCCACCAATCTGTGGAAGGCTCTCGTTGGTGCTGACGACGGAGTCGGCATCACTCTGCACTCTTGGCGGCATATGGTGTCCATGGTTGTACGGCCCGTCATCAAGAACTGTCCCTTGAACCTGGTGCCCGAATTCATGCCCCAGTTTCTGCCCCATGTGCTGaccaagctggacgaggtTCTCACCACCAAGTGGGGTGCTATGACCAACCTGCAGCTGCCGTCAGCGGGTGATGACAACTACGACGCCATGGTGACcgctgaggctgctgaTGACGAGCAGCTGTCCGATGAAATGATGGATGAGCATCTGCTTCGACAGCTGACCAACGTTGTCGGCCGATTCCTAATCGATCTAGTGGGTCATGAGAAGGCTTCCACTCCCAAGACGGCCCAACCTCCTGCCcctggagctcctccttccaaCGCGAAGGTGCTCAAGAAAGTGACACTGACCAACAAGGACATCCTGGGTCCGTTCTTGGTGCTGTGCAACCACGTGATTGGGTTCCGAGACTCGCGATGCTCATTTAACGTGTGCTTATTGCTGCGAGGCATTCTGCCCCTGATTCTTAACAAATGGGGTGAGCTGGACGATTTCCTGGTGAGCGAGGTAATGAAGACGTGCATCCGCATTATCCATGACCCCTTTTACGTGGAGGTGCACTCCGAAGCCGGCTACATCGTGACTCTCATCTACACATACATCTCCAACGAGTCGGACTCCCCcgccaagctgctgctaGCCTACTACAatcaccagcagcaggaaggAGGACACAGCAGTGTGACCCCCCAGGATATTATCAACtttgagaagcagctgaGCAATAGCAACCGGTCGTTGCGACAACAGCGAGGAGTGGTTCTGGACTTCCTCATGTACCACCATCCCATGCGACCCTCGGAGGCCGACGGAGGACAAAACAGCCGACAGGCCCAGATGCAGAAGCTGGCCAAAAAGCAGCAGGCCGCACAGCGAAAGCAGTTGCTCTCTAAGAAGACAGATACCGGTGATCTGCTCATGGagacggaggaggaggccggGCTCGGCAACCTCTTTGGCCAGTAA
- a CDS encoding uncharacterized protein (Compare to YALI0D04488g, uniprot|P45816 Yarrowia lipolytica SEC14 cytosolic factor (Phosphatidylinositol / phosphatidylcholine transfer protein) (PI/PC TP), similar to Saccharomyces cerevisiae YKL091C and SEC14 (YMR079W); ancestral locus Anc_2.491), whose translation MTVTEQEFLASYPQKVAPGGPTGYPGNLTAEQEQKLGELKMILLTKGYEDRTDDATLLRFLRARKFDVPLAQEMWENCEKWRKEFGTNTILEDFWYKEKKEVAKLYPQYYHKTDKDGRPVYVENVGKVNIHEMYKITTQERMLRNLVWEYESFVRHRLPACSRVVGHLIETSCTILDLKGVSLSSASQVYGFLKDASNIGQNYYPERMGKFYLINAPFGFSTVFSVIKRFLDPVTVSKIHVYGSNYKEKLLAQVPAYNLPIKFGGQSSSKIGVELSDDGPWRDPQFVGPEGLAPVAGERPTGAPSIVSNSSTYAKSTASTKVGADDKATDAKANGNGAAAAAAGAGTAAAGGAAAAAGASSSKQAAPAQAAPAQAAKAPVPAAAKTATAPAPTGKTAAPQTNSFPPEMLAMMEQNEKKAEKAAEAKTKGGAAPQANAFTDEQLAQLNSLPQQVATGGVSQPLPDSHVTQGVPTVAKIAEAAAGPHEDAHLPH comes from the exons ATGACTGTTACCGAGCAA GAATTTCT CGCATCGTATCCCCAGAAGGTCGCCCCTGGTGGACCTACCGGCTACCCCGGTAACCTGACAgccgagcaggagcagaagctCGGTGAGCTTAAGATGATCCTGCTGACCAAGGGTTACGAAGATCGAACCGATGACGCCACGTTGCTGCGGTTCCTGCGAGCCCGAAAGTTCGATGTGCCTCTGGCCCAAGAAATGTGGGAGAACTGCGAAAAGTGGAGAAAGGAGTTCGGCACCAACACAATTCTGGAGGACTTTTGgtacaaggagaagaaggaggtggccaagctgtACCCCCAGTACTACCACAAGACCGACAAGGACGGCCGACCCGTCTACGTCGAGAACGTGGGTAAGGTGAACATCCACGAAATGTACAAGATCACCACCCAGGAGCGAATGCTTCGAAACCTCGTGTGGGAGTACGAGTCGTTTGTTCGACACCGACTGCCCGCCTGTTCTCGAGTTGTTGGACATCTCATTGAGACCTCATGCACCATTCTTGATCTCAAGGGAGTTTCTCTGTCGTCGGCCTCCCAGGTCTACGGCTTCCTCAAGGATGCCTCCAACATTGGCCAGAACTACTACCCCGAGCGAATGGGTAAGTTCTACCTGATTAACGCGCCGTTTGGTTTCTCCACCGTCTTCTCCGTCATCAAGCGATTCCTGGACCCCGTCACCGTGTCCAAGATCCACGTGTACGGCTCCAACtacaaggagaagctccTGGCCCAGGTCCCCGCCTACAACCTACCCATCAAGTTTGGCGGccagtcctcctccaagatcGGTGTTGAACTCTCTGACGACGGCCCCTGGAGAGATCCCCAGTTTGTCGGCCCCGAGGGCTTGGCCCCCGTGGCTGGTGAGCGACCCACCGGTGCCCCCTCCATCgtctccaactcctccacctaCGCCAAGTCCACTGCTTCCACCAAGGTCGGTGCTGACGACAAGGCCACTGACGCAAAGGCCAACGGTAacggagctgctgctgccgctgccggagctggaactgctgctgctggcggtgctgctgctgctgctggagcttcttcttccaagcAGGCTGCTCCTGCCCAGGCTGCTCCTGCCCAGGCCGCCAAGGCTCCCGTTcccgctgctgccaagaCCGCCACTGCCCCTGCCCCCACCGGCAAGACTGCTGCACCTCAGACCAACTCGTTCCCTCCCGAAATGCTTGCCATGATGGAGCAGAATGAAAAGAAGGCTGAGAAGGCCGCCGaggccaagaccaagggAGGGGCTGCTCCCCAGGCCAATGCCTTCACCGACGAGCAGCTCGCACAGCTCAACTCGCTGCCCCAGCAGGTGGCCACAGGAGGAGTGTCCCAGCCCCTTCCTGATTCGCATGTTACCCAGGGAGTCCCCACGGTCGCCAAGATTGCCGAGGCTGCCGCCGGTCCCCATGAGGATGCCCATCTTCCCCATtaa
- a CDS encoding uncharacterized protein (Compare to YALI0D04510g, no similarity): MANDNLANQLPEKIRRRLTPVGVHKGPEDPAAVSTTMTTAAKEETHRALRQKAARECERVRLVHSKVRENEAQKRRQVLENRNSRLQEAQARRESVIQKRRSSAQSFVAMIRESQQEMSSEQSVEDEVPDEKQPPGKSDLSTMSTNQQNQTDSTRSPVTTATTSSEGEPININNNDKSGGGAGSSSSDPSASTASERSSVSKHGHSYLASVIQIQKDIERLRELSPLVQYLILDSPIPSTAPSDPPDTNDFPDHVVKYIKSLHPLESQDRKAFTMLLLRELKGDGIRSIRSPATKLSTLLVHFGIPSTAASGHVMLMALTRMLKIAPSEFQQPWEDAVSLVSCFRRALASVTSETQVPTWFASIFVRHYEASSKYSDRMESRINRVMLNQLAEQVSLVPLLAQEVVQYGGREGVLREIGVDRFNKAFQRLTTCVCPRNVIHSPETMRQARRFASRALYVACRSAPHNLTHDTYTTHMRQLEMWVKDPSWDSISDDLSTNLSLQMKRSRRMSDEFAAAAFYSQFYELFRVFCIPSESSSAFGISAQEIQGIVFSSGDCEHMLKWVGQYVCATDAVLDNINEDEECFPRDLIKEQGMQAPFFTPHCRIDLEMLIMTRMKVDRVVESMHKYETEKLYFKGYSPMGDATLRFAYELGALFERFRLCKKTVTSVQWKYWYLVFLTRAICDIVPTRDNYHVKLFDYLMVELESQITNHMFADNHSDVENGSDYGGSRDSFCSRVILDKLLNCVEQFGSLHRATEIKTVTGKFRRLQLVTGGSTSSAPTGPDSDQWFDECVSVNLHVDLYLLVSQMLYDMRIGENLNAAIRGSYSSILQEEMDTFGKQCRAGYDGLKNTSEFLKTAFDHAITKLHPGDVRNESSCSFHDPLLIGFCNLVFGSPQLDLPYGYGLPESMFSIYRFIVACQIETRALIICGSILLHAQNTVHVSGYRMKPSQADVMVLRTGRMPKSSTLKTPTLFEAVLELVFDHPHFGEEEAESVAHTIAQHVEMPTLGEDGRMRVYSQLVDRIKASTARVVHQNGSDSVGKVLTKRVEGHFLYSHARLKNMDPPASVETIAGFDSAVEHLTERMGTVWKTHYESHAHGYLDMVHHLRPDLKPAVITRLRFKTVRPKERRVRPHFR, from the coding sequence ATGGCTAACGACAATCTGGCCAACCAGCTGCCGGAAAAGATCAGACGACGCCTTACTCCCGTGGGGGTCCACAAAGGACCAGaagatccagcagcagtgtctACTACAATGACAACAGCTGCAAAGGAGGAGACAcacagagccttgagacAGAAGGCGGCCCGAGAGTGCGAGAGAGTGCGTCTGGTACACTCCAAAGTCCGGGAGAACGAGGCGCAGAAACGGCGCCAGGTGCTGGAAAACCGCAATTCTAGATTGCAAGAGGCACAGGCTAGACGGGAGTCTGTGATCCAGAAAAGGAGATCCTCTGCCCAGAGCTTTGTGGCCATGATTCGAGAATCCCAGCAGGAAATGAGCTCGGAACAGTCagttgaagatgaagtTCCGGATGAAAAGCAGCCTCCAGGCAAATCAGACTTGTCTACGATGTCTACGAATCAGCAGAACCAAACTGACTCTACAAGATCGCCTGTGACTACTGCTACTACAAGCTCTGAGGGAGAACCTATCAATatcaacaacaatgacAAGTCAGGTGGAGGTGCAGGATCTTCGTCTTCAGATCCATCGGCTTCGACGGCTTCTGAAAGAAGTTCTGTCTCCAAACATGGACACTCCTACTTGGCATCTGTGATTCAAATCCAGAAGGATATTGAGCGGCTGAGAGAACTGTCTCCATTGGTTCAGTATCTAATTCTCGACAGTCCCATTCCTTCCACTGCTCCCTCGGACCCTCCAGACACTAACGACTTTCCAGATCACGTGGTGAAGTACATCAAGAGTCTTCACCCTCTCGAATCTCAGGATAGGAAAGCCTTCaccatgctgctgcttcgCGAACTCAAAGGTGACGGGATTAGAAGCATCAGATCACCCGCCACAAAGCTCTCCACTCTGTTAGTTCACTTCGGAATCCCTTCCACTGCAGCAAGTGGTCACGTTATGCTCATGGCGCTTACTCGGATGCTCAAAATCGCTCCTTCGGAATTCCAGCAGCCCTGGGAAGATGCCGTCTCTTTGGTTTCGTGCTTTCGAAGGGCCTTAGCCAGTGTTACCAGCGAGACCCAGGTTCCTACATGGTTTGCAAGCATATTTGTTCGGCACTATGAAGCTTCTTCAAAATACAGCGATAGAATGGAGAGTCGAATCAATCGAGTCATGCTCAACCAGTTGGCAGAACAAGTCAGTCTAGTGCCTCTGCTGGCTCAGGAGGTGGTTCAATacggaggaagagaaggggTGCTTCGAGAGATTGGTGTGGACCGGTTCAACAAAGCTTTTCAGCGTCTTACCACCTGCGTGTGCCCTCGCAATGTGATCCACAGCCCAGAAACTATGCGACAGGCCCGGAGATTTGCCTCTAGAGCTCTCTATGTTGCCTGCAGATCTGCTCCTCACAATCTCACTCACGACACTTACACCACTCACATGAGAcagctggagatgtgggTCAAGGACCCTTCATGGGACAGTATCTCGGACGATTTGTCTACCAATCTCAGTCTTCAAATGAAGCGGTCTCGACGCATGTCTGACGAGTTTGCGGCTGCCGCCTTTTACTCTCAGTTCTACGAGCTCTTCCGGGTCTTTTGTATCCCTTCTGAATCTTCCAGTGCGTTCGGAATCAGTGCCCAAGAGATCCAGGGCATTGTGTTTTCTTCTGGTGACTGCGAACACATGCTAAAGTGGGTAGGACAGTACGTTTGTGCCACAGATGCTGTTCTAGACAACATCAATGAAGACGAAGAGTGTTTTCCCAGAGACTTGATCAAGGAACAAGGAATGCAGGCCCCGTTCTTCACGCCGCATTGCCGCATTGATTTAGAAATGCTCATCATGACTCGAATGAAGGTGGACCGGGTCGTGGAAAGCAtgcacaagtacgagaCCGAAAAGCTGTACTTCAAGGGCTACTCTCCCATGGGAGACGCTACTCTTCGGTTTGCCTACGAGCTCGGAGCTCTGTTCGAGCGATTCAGATTGTGCAAGAAGACAGTCACCTCCGTCCAGTGGAAGTACTGGTACCTTGTGTTCCTTACACGTGCCATTTGTGACATTGTTCCAACTCGCGACAACTATCACGTAAAGCTCTTTGACTACCTTATGGTTGAGCTTGAGTCTCAAATTACTAACCATATGTTTGCTGACAACCACTCGGATGTAGAGAATGGCAGCGATTATGGTGGTTCCAGGGACTCGTTCTGCTCCAGGGTCATTCTGGACAAGCTTCTAAACTGTGTCGAGCAGTTTGGAAGCCTCCACCGAGCAACCGAGATTAAGACGGTGACTGGAAAGTTCCGACGACTTCAGCTAGTGACCGGAGGCTCTACTTCGTCTGCTCCTACAGGTCCTGACTCAGACCAGTGGTTCGACGAGTGTGTCAGCGTCAATCTTCATGTTGATCTTTACCTACTGGTGTCTCAGATGCTGTATGATATGAGAATCGGCGAGAATCTCAATGCGGCTATTCGGGGCAGCTACTCTTCGATTCTCCAGGAAGAGATGGATACGTTCGGCAAGCAATGCAGAGCCGGATACGATGGTCTCAAGAACACCTCGGAGTTTCTCAAGACGGCTTTCGACCACGCCATCACCAAACTTCATCCTGGAGATGTTCGTAATGAGTCTTCGTGCAGTTTCCACGATCCTCTCTTGATTGGATTTTGCAACCTTGTATTCGGCAGCCCACAGCTTGATCTTCCTTATGGCTATGGTCTTCCCGAGTCTATGTTTTCAATCTACCGGTTCATTGTTGCCTGCCAAATTGAGACTCGGGCTCTGATTATTTGTGGATCCATTCTCCTACATGCCCAGAACACTGTTCATGTGTCTGGCTACAGAATGAAACCCAGTCAGGCCGATGTGATGGTTCTACGAACCGGAAGAATGCCCAAAAGCAGTACGCTCAAGACGCCGACGTTGTTTGAGGCAGTCTTGGAGCTTGTGTTTGATCATCCTCActttggagaagaagaagctgagTCTGTGGCTCACACTATTGCCCAGCATGTGGAGATGCCGACTCTCGGTGAAGATGGACGCATGAGGGTATACAGTCAGCTGGTAGACCGGATAAAGGCGTCAACAGCGCGAGTCGTGCACCAGAACGGCTCGGACTCGGTTGGCAAGGTGCTTACCAAGCGGGTGGAAGGTCACTTTCTCTATTCTCATGCGCGGCTCAAAAACATGGATCCTCCTGCGTCGGTGGAGACCATTGCGGGTTTCGATTCGGCCGTAGAGCATCTAACGGAGCGCATGGGGACTGTATGGAAGACGCATTACGAGAGCCATGCGCATGGGTATTTGGACATGGTGCACCACCTGCGGCCGGACCTCAAGCCCGCGGTGATTACTAGACTTAGATTCAAGACTGTGAGGCCCAAGGAGCGACGAGTGCGGCCTCACTTCCGGTAG